A region from the Sandaracinus amylolyticus genome encodes:
- a CDS encoding WD40 repeat domain-containing serine/threonine protein kinase, with translation MSDRDPALAETVAPDVGLAPTITPAEAGLAGAASGAPLLVEHPGRYRRESEIGRGGMGRVVLVSDAHLGREVAMKELLAHGHGEGAAHSVGAVARFLREARVTGQLEHPGIVPVHELGRRADGTLYYTMKRIRGRSLASVLKDASGRDERLKLISSFRDVCQAIAYAHSRGVVHRDLKPDNVMVGEFGETLVVDWGLAKVRGEGDPRASEIERRVQLMRVQGDADAARTIDGHAIGTPAYMAPEQARGDVAAIDERTDVWGLGAILFEILTGRPPYTGSSALDVLSRVLEERVPRVRELEPDAPPELAAIADRALMKDPSSRYPGAAELAAEIAAYQDGGTVRAYEYSALELVRRFVKRHRAATIATITIALSIVAASMLVYQSYLSEQHARRAAEARRDEAITEREHAVESALAAEVALAEALLERAERALADGDPAGAAIYAAGALARDPTAHGREREDVRARERVVRAFTLYLEADASRQYAFERRVPGAHARGVLSTGGRTIAVPTESGLRLVDVASGSEQRLDLRAERVRALDEHGIAVIAGSAPGIYDLERGARLVETPTPNGASIVGGRIAVSCSEGEVLLFDVEGARMLERFSTARRTHAHAIWSPLGDRLAITSTDVMDVELWPWPRQGEPLRIPVPAPPYHAAFSPRGDRLAIQVTDAALVVATLSPALQVAQIPMRGWATSITWDAAGLVATVEDGDRIALRDPESGAAVDTLHVPASSGGRIDAGGARLVYLPSTTSSTEGATVFRRVPSVGRDLVRLPNASRDLVVDAPRRRIVSATLRAVYAIDVARSRLGATTMIGAVPGDVGLVSRIAVAPDGAVGLVTSRGAVLLFEPDASEARVVIAPHASRTQVVLGIAFDATGDQLLAGTPEGGAIRRWIRSRDAEGTPLEGGHDEPVVALALSPDGETLASGSLDDTVRLWDVRSGRAGRVLEGHEDLAASIDFSPDGARIATADGQGWVRVFRVASGERESSFRAHDRWVNRVSWASDGRHLVTAADDRTVRVSRDERVLRIVRTSATPISAELEPSGAHLVFHDGRDVIRLEARLEVEPDDPARLLDEAERRAGVRLDGLALVARD, from the coding sequence ATGTCGGATCGCGATCCCGCGCTGGCTGAGACGGTCGCGCCCGACGTCGGGCTCGCGCCGACGATCACGCCGGCGGAGGCGGGGCTCGCGGGCGCTGCGAGCGGCGCGCCGCTCCTGGTCGAGCACCCGGGGCGCTATCGCCGGGAGAGCGAGATCGGGCGCGGCGGGATGGGCCGCGTGGTGCTGGTGAGCGACGCGCACCTCGGGCGCGAGGTCGCGATGAAGGAGCTGCTCGCGCACGGGCACGGAGAGGGCGCGGCCCACTCGGTGGGCGCGGTCGCGCGCTTCCTCCGCGAGGCGCGCGTCACCGGGCAGCTCGAGCACCCCGGCATCGTCCCGGTGCACGAGCTCGGACGGCGCGCGGACGGGACGCTCTACTACACGATGAAGCGCATCCGCGGGCGCTCGCTCGCGAGCGTGCTGAAGGACGCGAGCGGGCGGGACGAGCGGCTCAAGCTGATCAGCAGCTTCCGCGACGTGTGCCAGGCGATCGCGTACGCGCACTCGCGCGGCGTGGTGCACCGCGACCTCAAGCCCGACAACGTGATGGTCGGCGAGTTCGGCGAGACGCTGGTCGTCGACTGGGGGCTCGCGAAGGTGCGCGGGGAGGGGGATCCGCGCGCGTCGGAGATCGAGCGGCGCGTGCAGCTGATGCGCGTGCAGGGCGACGCGGACGCGGCGCGCACGATCGACGGGCACGCGATCGGGACGCCGGCGTACATGGCGCCCGAGCAGGCGCGCGGGGACGTCGCGGCGATCGACGAGCGCACCGACGTGTGGGGGCTCGGCGCGATCCTCTTCGAGATCCTCACCGGGCGCCCGCCGTACACGGGGTCGAGCGCGCTCGACGTGCTCTCGCGCGTGCTCGAGGAGCGGGTGCCGCGGGTGCGCGAGCTCGAGCCGGACGCGCCGCCCGAGCTCGCGGCGATCGCGGATCGCGCGCTGATGAAGGATCCCTCGTCGCGTTATCCGGGCGCGGCGGAGCTCGCGGCGGAGATCGCGGCGTACCAGGACGGCGGCACGGTGCGCGCGTACGAGTACTCGGCGCTCGAGCTCGTGCGGCGCTTCGTGAAGCGACATCGGGCGGCGACGATCGCGACGATCACGATCGCGCTCTCGATCGTCGCCGCGTCGATGCTGGTGTACCAGAGCTACCTCTCGGAGCAGCACGCGCGGCGCGCGGCCGAGGCGCGGCGCGACGAGGCGATCACCGAGCGCGAGCACGCGGTCGAGAGCGCGCTCGCGGCGGAGGTGGCGCTCGCCGAGGCGCTGCTCGAGCGCGCGGAGCGCGCGCTGGCGGACGGCGATCCCGCGGGCGCGGCGATCTATGCAGCGGGCGCGCTGGCGCGCGATCCGACGGCGCACGGGCGCGAGCGCGAGGACGTGCGCGCGAGAGAGCGCGTGGTGCGCGCGTTCACGCTCTATCTCGAGGCCGACGCGAGCCGGCAGTACGCGTTCGAGCGGCGGGTGCCGGGCGCGCACGCGCGCGGCGTGCTCTCGACCGGTGGGCGGACGATCGCGGTGCCGACCGAGAGCGGGCTGCGTCTCGTCGACGTGGCGAGCGGGAGCGAGCAGCGGCTCGATCTCCGCGCGGAGCGGGTGCGTGCGCTCGACGAGCACGGCATCGCGGTGATCGCGGGCAGCGCGCCGGGCATCTACGATCTCGAGCGCGGCGCGCGCCTCGTGGAGACGCCGACGCCGAACGGCGCGTCGATCGTGGGCGGGCGCATCGCGGTGTCGTGCTCGGAGGGCGAGGTGCTGCTCTTCGACGTCGAGGGCGCGCGCATGCTCGAGCGCTTCTCGACGGCGCGGCGCACCCACGCGCACGCGATCTGGTCGCCGCTCGGCGATCGCCTCGCGATCACCAGCACCGACGTGATGGACGTCGAGCTCTGGCCGTGGCCGCGGCAGGGCGAGCCGCTGCGCATCCCGGTGCCCGCGCCGCCGTACCACGCGGCGTTCTCGCCGCGCGGCGATCGTCTCGCGATCCAGGTCACCGACGCCGCGCTCGTGGTCGCGACGCTGTCGCCCGCGCTGCAGGTCGCGCAGATCCCGATGCGCGGCTGGGCGACGTCGATCACGTGGGACGCGGCGGGGCTCGTCGCGACGGTCGAGGACGGAGACCGCATCGCGCTGCGCGATCCCGAGAGCGGCGCCGCGGTGGACACGCTGCACGTGCCGGCGTCGAGCGGCGGGCGCATCGACGCGGGCGGCGCGCGCCTCGTGTACTTGCCCAGCACGACGAGCAGCACCGAGGGCGCGACGGTGTTCCGCCGCGTGCCCAGCGTCGGTCGCGACCTCGTGCGGCTGCCGAACGCGTCGCGCGATCTCGTGGTCGACGCGCCGCGGCGCAGGATCGTGAGCGCGACGCTGCGCGCGGTGTACGCGATCGATGTCGCGCGCTCGCGGCTCGGCGCGACGACGATGATCGGCGCGGTGCCCGGCGACGTCGGGCTGGTGTCGCGCATCGCGGTCGCGCCCGACGGAGCGGTCGGGCTGGTGACGAGCCGCGGCGCGGTGTTGCTCTTCGAGCCCGACGCGAGCGAGGCGCGCGTGGTGATCGCGCCGCACGCGTCGCGCACCCAGGTCGTGCTCGGCATCGCGTTCGACGCGACGGGCGATCAGCTGCTCGCAGGCACGCCGGAGGGCGGCGCGATCCGCCGGTGGATCCGCTCGCGCGATGCCGAGGGCACGCCGCTCGAAGGAGGGCACGACGAGCCGGTGGTCGCGCTCGCGCTCTCGCCCGACGGAGAGACGCTCGCGTCGGGCTCGCTCGACGACACGGTGCGCCTCTGGGACGTGCGGAGCGGGCGCGCAGGTCGCGTGCTCGAGGGGCACGAGGACCTCGCGGCGTCGATCGACTTCTCGCCCGACGGAGCGCGCATCGCGACGGCGGACGGGCAGGGCTGGGTGCGCGTGTTCCGCGTGGCGAGCGGTGAGCGCGAGTCGTCGTTCCGCGCGCACGACCGCTGGGTGAACCGGGTGTCGTGGGCGAGCGACGGACGGCATCTCGTCACCGCCGCCGACGATCGCACGGTGCGCGTGAGCCGCGACGAACGTGTCCTGCGCATCGTGCGCACCAGCGCGACGCCGATCAGCGCGGAGCTCGAGCCGAGCGGCGCGCACCTCGTCTTCCACGACGGGCGCGACGTCATCCGTCTCGAGGCGCGCCTCGAGGTCGAGCCCGACGATCCCGCCCGCTTGCTCGACGAGGCCGAGCGCCGCGCCGGAGTGCGCCTCGACGGGCTCGCGCTGGTCGCGCGTGATTGA
- a CDS encoding class I fructose-bisphosphate aldolase: MSEVVERILSNYAGENPGVIGNLRRLMHTGTLAGTGKMVILPVDQGFEHGPGRSFEPNPQGYDPEYHAYLAVKSGCNAYAAPLGFIEAVAHKHGGRLPLILKVNNSDLLAKTASPQSALTSSVEDALRLGCSAIGFTIYPGSAGRNEMYEQIRDMSREARKAGLPTIMWSYARGNMSKEGETGLDVIAYAAHIACQLGAHVVKVKPPTAHIEGDDRRKFYEKIPKDTLADRVRHVVKSCFDGKRIVIFSGGEPKTTADLLEEIRQLNAGGAFGSIMGRNAFQRPEAEAVKLLQDVMAIFKG, encoded by the coding sequence ATGAGCGAGGTCGTCGAGCGGATTCTTTCGAACTACGCGGGCGAGAACCCGGGCGTGATCGGCAACCTCCGCCGCCTGATGCACACGGGCACGCTCGCCGGCACCGGCAAGATGGTGATCCTGCCGGTCGATCAGGGCTTCGAGCACGGGCCGGGTCGCTCGTTCGAGCCGAACCCGCAGGGCTACGACCCCGAGTACCACGCGTACCTCGCGGTCAAGTCGGGCTGCAACGCGTACGCGGCGCCGCTCGGCTTCATCGAGGCCGTCGCCCACAAGCACGGCGGTCGCCTGCCGCTGATCCTCAAGGTCAACAACAGCGACCTGCTCGCGAAGACCGCGTCGCCGCAGTCGGCGCTCACGAGCTCGGTCGAGGACGCGCTGCGCCTCGGCTGCTCGGCGATCGGCTTCACGATCTACCCGGGCTCGGCGGGCCGCAACGAGATGTACGAGCAGATCCGCGACATGTCGCGCGAAGCGCGCAAGGCGGGCCTGCCGACGATCATGTGGTCGTACGCGCGCGGCAACATGAGCAAGGAGGGCGAGACCGGCCTCGACGTGATCGCGTACGCCGCGCACATCGCCTGCCAGCTCGGCGCGCACGTCGTGAAGGTGAAGCCGCCGACGGCGCACATCGAGGGCGACGATCGCCGCAAGTTCTACGAGAAGATCCCGAAGGACACGCTCGCGGATCGCGTGCGCCACGTCGTGAAGTCGTGCTTCGACGGCAAGCGCATCGTCATCTTCTCGGGCGGTGAGCCGAAGACGACGGCGGACCTGCTCGAGGAGATCCGTCAGCTCAACGCGGGCGGCGCCTTCGGCTCGATCATGGGGCGCAACGCGTTCCAGCGTCCGGAGGCGGAAGCGGTGAAGCTCCTCCAGGACGTGATGGCGATCTTCAAGGGTTGA
- a CDS encoding response regulator, which yields MPTVLVVDDDDDQRELLAICMREHACVVDASSGEQARALLGAVRIDALIASIEAPGVVEFIDSLRDTPVVLIATAWTERMLRYAHEVRASILQRPHDILDVIHASVAASAK from the coding sequence ATGCCGACGGTGCTCGTCGTCGATGACGATGACGACCAGCGGGAGCTGCTCGCAATCTGCATGCGGGAACACGCGTGCGTGGTGGACGCCTCGAGCGGAGAGCAAGCGCGCGCGCTACTCGGCGCGGTGCGCATCGATGCGCTCATCGCGTCGATCGAAGCTCCTGGCGTGGTCGAGTTCATCGACTCGCTGCGCGACACACCGGTCGTGCTCATCGCGACCGCATGGACGGAACGCATGCTTCGCTACGCGCACGAAGTGCGCGCGTCGATCCTGCAGCGTCCGCATGACATTCTCGACGTCATCCACGCCTCCGTGGCCGCAAGCGCGAAGTGA
- a CDS encoding cation:proton antiporter has translation MPPHSDLIITLAGALTAALVFGLAARRLGLSPIVGYLVAGVVVGPFTGGVVVDRAIAEQLAELGVVVLMFGVGLHFGVKDLLAARFVALPGALIQVAVATLLGAAVAWASGWSLGAGVVLGIAISVASTVLLTRVLADHDALHTDAGRIAVGWLLVEDLLTVLVLVVLPVVTERDARGASDLVLALGAAAIKVTLLVAFTALAGRRLIPALLERVARMRSRELFTLSVLVLALGIAVGSSLVFGASFALGAFLAGMVVGQSEASARAASEALPMRDAFAVLFFVSVGMLFEPSAVLANLPLTLAVAAIVLVAKPLTAYAVVRVLRAPHRTALVIALALAQIGEFSFVLIALANDLGVVPREATQVVVATSLISITLCPIAFRVFAGGRLGGSGEHADRRAVIAGQGAVGVAVTRMLRERGVEPTVIDLDQRVVRALQREGIHAVHGDASKREILERAGVPAASVVVVTVASAEAEAVLESARLLTPDGTVLVRLSDLADAPGARAAGAGVIDVDHAHAAREMTARVLALLGTPTTRHASTAARQVDVAPPRDPVGTS, from the coding sequence ATGCCGCCGCACTCCGACCTCATCATCACGCTCGCCGGCGCGCTCACGGCCGCGCTGGTGTTCGGTCTCGCCGCGCGCCGGCTCGGGCTCTCGCCGATCGTCGGATACCTCGTGGCCGGCGTCGTCGTCGGCCCGTTCACTGGGGGTGTCGTCGTCGATCGCGCGATCGCGGAGCAGCTCGCGGAGCTCGGCGTCGTCGTGCTGATGTTCGGCGTCGGCTTGCACTTCGGCGTGAAGGACCTCCTCGCGGCGCGTTTCGTCGCGCTGCCGGGAGCGCTGATCCAGGTCGCAGTCGCCACGCTGCTCGGCGCGGCAGTCGCGTGGGCGAGCGGGTGGAGCCTCGGAGCCGGTGTGGTGCTCGGGATCGCGATCTCGGTCGCGAGCACGGTGCTCCTCACGCGCGTGCTCGCCGACCACGATGCGTTGCACACCGATGCAGGACGCATCGCGGTGGGTTGGCTCCTCGTCGAGGACCTGCTCACGGTGCTCGTGCTCGTCGTGCTCCCGGTCGTCACGGAGCGCGACGCGCGAGGCGCGTCGGACCTCGTGCTCGCCCTCGGCGCGGCGGCGATCAAGGTCACGCTCCTCGTCGCGTTCACCGCGCTCGCGGGGCGCCGTCTGATCCCCGCGCTGCTCGAGCGCGTCGCGCGGATGCGGTCGCGCGAGCTCTTCACGCTGAGCGTGCTCGTGCTCGCGCTGGGGATCGCCGTGGGATCGTCACTCGTGTTCGGCGCGTCGTTCGCGCTCGGTGCGTTCCTCGCGGGAATGGTGGTCGGGCAGTCCGAGGCGAGCGCGCGCGCGGCCTCGGAAGCGCTTCCGATGCGCGACGCCTTCGCCGTCCTCTTCTTCGTGTCGGTCGGCATGCTCTTCGAGCCCTCCGCAGTGCTCGCCAACCTGCCGCTGACCCTCGCGGTGGCTGCGATCGTGCTCGTCGCGAAGCCGCTCACGGCATACGCCGTCGTGCGCGTCCTCCGTGCGCCGCACCGCACCGCGCTCGTGATCGCGCTCGCTCTCGCGCAGATCGGTGAGTTCTCGTTCGTGCTCATCGCGCTCGCGAACGACCTCGGTGTCGTGCCGCGCGAGGCGACGCAGGTCGTCGTGGCGACATCGCTGATCTCGATCACGCTGTGCCCCATCGCGTTCCGCGTGTTCGCAGGAGGGCGGCTGGGCGGCAGTGGTGAGCATGCGGACCGCCGCGCCGTGATCGCGGGACAAGGCGCGGTCGGCGTCGCCGTGACTCGGATGCTGCGCGAGCGCGGCGTCGAACCGACCGTGATCGACCTCGACCAGCGCGTCGTCCGCGCGCTCCAGCGCGAGGGAATCCACGCGGTGCACGGCGACGCGTCGAAGCGCGAGATCCTCGAACGCGCCGGGGTACCCGCGGCATCGGTCGTGGTCGTCACGGTGGCGAGCGCGGAAGCCGAAGCGGTGCTCGAGTCGGCACGCTTGCTCACCCCCGACGGGACCGTGCTCGTTCGGCTATCGGATCTCGCCGACGCGCCGGGCGCGCGCGCCGCGGGAGCGGGCGTGATCGACGTCGATCACGCGCACGCCGCACGCGAGATGACGGCGCGCGTGCTCGCGCTCCTCGGCACACCGACGACCCGTCATGCGTCCACCGCAGCGCGCCAGGTCGACGTCGCTCCGCCGCGCGACCCCGTCGGGACGTCGTGA
- a CDS encoding TerC family protein, translating to MGLPTVGSPLIWALFVAFIVAMLVLDLGVFSKKAHAITIREAAIWSGVWVALALGFCAFVFLHWGSELGQAFLTGYVLEKALSVDNLFVFYAIFTAFAVPPVHQHRLLTWGILGALVMRAAMIFGGTWLLAHVGWVVYVFGVVLVLSGARMLSRPNKEPHPERSRAYRLVRRIIPTTRADHGQKLFAIEDGVRKATPFFLVLLMIEATDVVFAVDSILAVFAVSDDPFIVFTSNIFAIMGMRSLYFVLAGMAERFHYLQPGLALVLVFVGVKMVVTDLVHIPVLASLAVITVLLAGSIIASMVRTRRARHTTEARPGAGTPSAA from the coding sequence ATGGGTCTGCCGACCGTGGGTTCCCCGCTCATCTGGGCCCTCTTCGTCGCGTTCATCGTCGCGATGCTCGTGCTCGACCTCGGCGTGTTCAGCAAGAAGGCGCACGCGATCACGATTCGGGAGGCGGCGATCTGGAGCGGCGTATGGGTCGCGCTCGCGCTCGGATTCTGCGCGTTCGTGTTCCTGCATTGGGGAAGCGAGCTCGGGCAGGCCTTCCTCACCGGATACGTGCTCGAGAAGGCGCTCTCGGTCGACAACCTCTTCGTCTTCTACGCCATCTTCACCGCATTCGCGGTCCCTCCCGTCCACCAGCACCGGCTGCTCACGTGGGGGATCCTCGGCGCGCTCGTGATGCGCGCGGCCATGATCTTCGGCGGCACCTGGCTCCTCGCGCACGTCGGGTGGGTCGTCTACGTGTTCGGTGTCGTGCTGGTGCTCAGCGGCGCGCGGATGCTCTCGCGCCCCAACAAGGAGCCGCATCCCGAGCGGAGCCGCGCGTATCGCCTCGTGCGCCGGATCATCCCGACGACGCGCGCCGACCACGGCCAGAAGCTCTTCGCGATCGAAGACGGCGTGCGGAAGGCGACACCGTTCTTCCTCGTGCTCCTGATGATCGAGGCAACCGACGTCGTCTTCGCGGTCGATTCGATCCTCGCGGTGTTCGCGGTGTCCGACGATCCGTTCATCGTCTTCACGTCGAACATCTTCGCGATCATGGGAATGCGCTCGCTCTATTTCGTCCTCGCGGGCATGGCGGAGCGATTCCACTACCTCCAGCCGGGGCTCGCGCTCGTGTTGGTGTTCGTCGGCGTGAAGATGGTCGTGACGGACCTGGTGCACATCCCGGTGCTCGCGTCGCTCGCGGTGATCACGGTGCTGCTCGCGGGCTCGATCATCGCGTCGATGGTGCGGACTCGCAGGGCACGCCACACGACGGAAGCGCGCCCGGGCGCCGGCACGCCGAGCGCGGCGTGA
- a CDS encoding sensor histidine kinase: MPALLDAILAAKDVEHEPAVLALLGEHLGSRVRGGHPLAEIIEELAALTRGVTQAWAELPPARRPKTAQLDRVLGGLEKSVAWVGATFEAHMRDDEQRDKRAARRLEREARAASAGAESIEALGERLLAVVMDEMGCDASAILLYDAASSQLVEVAAAGRAREALGREVVDITSKTFAAEVARADAPTTGVEDIASSALDASPALRASGIHAMLGVRLPARAKLLGVLYVGMARPQVFGSREIRRLEMLAERLLVHLETAHLQHELRASVDALRAERATRERFVSLLVHDLRTPLSSAKMSAQLLAKLLEGDEGRRADLTTRIVRNVDRADRMLRDLLDVSRMQAGGSLPVRRAPADLLEVVQAVVAELPASVAARITVHVDHVRGLWDRHELERALGNLVVNALKYGEPAEPVTIRTATEGGLARLSVHNAGEPLDPAQRARIFEPFVQQGEGRGWGLGLALVRACAQAHGGRALVESDAARGTTFTIELPLAPASEAAR, translated from the coding sequence GTGCCTGCGCTCCTGGATGCGATCCTCGCGGCGAAAGACGTGGAGCACGAGCCGGCGGTGCTGGCCCTGCTCGGCGAGCACCTCGGGAGCCGCGTGCGCGGAGGGCATCCGCTCGCCGAGATCATCGAAGAGCTCGCCGCGCTGACGCGCGGGGTCACGCAAGCGTGGGCCGAGCTGCCTCCCGCTCGACGCCCGAAGACCGCACAGCTCGATCGTGTGCTCGGCGGGTTGGAGAAGAGCGTCGCGTGGGTGGGCGCCACGTTCGAGGCGCACATGCGAGACGACGAGCAGCGTGACAAACGCGCGGCGCGTCGTCTCGAGCGAGAGGCGCGTGCGGCCTCCGCGGGTGCCGAGTCGATCGAGGCGCTGGGCGAGCGCCTGCTCGCGGTGGTCATGGACGAGATGGGCTGCGACGCGAGCGCGATCCTGCTCTACGACGCAGCCAGCTCGCAGCTCGTCGAGGTCGCCGCGGCGGGTCGCGCGCGCGAGGCGCTCGGGCGCGAGGTCGTCGACATCACGTCCAAGACGTTCGCCGCCGAGGTCGCGCGTGCTGACGCGCCCACGACGGGCGTGGAGGACATCGCGTCGAGCGCGCTCGACGCCAGCCCGGCGCTCCGAGCGAGCGGCATCCACGCGATGCTCGGTGTTCGGCTGCCGGCGCGGGCGAAGCTGCTGGGCGTGCTCTACGTCGGCATGGCGCGCCCGCAGGTGTTCGGCAGTCGCGAGATCCGACGGCTCGAGATGCTCGCAGAGCGACTGCTCGTCCACCTCGAGACCGCGCACCTGCAGCACGAGCTGCGCGCGTCGGTCGACGCGCTCCGCGCAGAGCGCGCGACGCGCGAGCGGTTCGTGTCCTTGCTCGTCCACGACCTGCGAACCCCGCTCTCGAGCGCGAAGATGAGCGCCCAGCTGCTCGCGAAGCTGCTCGAGGGGGACGAGGGTCGGCGCGCGGACCTCACGACCCGCATCGTCCGCAACGTCGACCGCGCGGATCGCATGCTGCGCGACCTGCTCGACGTGAGCCGCATGCAGGCGGGCGGTTCGCTGCCGGTGCGACGCGCACCGGCCGATCTGCTCGAGGTCGTGCAGGCGGTGGTCGCCGAGCTCCCGGCGTCGGTCGCGGCGCGGATCACGGTCCACGTCGATCACGTGCGCGGGCTGTGGGATCGTCACGAGCTCGAGCGCGCGCTCGGGAACCTCGTCGTGAACGCGCTGAAGTACGGCGAGCCCGCGGAGCCGGTCACGATTCGCACCGCGACCGAGGGGGGGCTCGCGCGGCTCTCGGTCCACAACGCCGGAGAGCCGCTCGATCCGGCTCAGCGCGCGCGCATCTTCGAGCCGTTCGTGCAGCAGGGGGAAGGTCGCGGGTGGGGACTGGGCCTCGCGCTGGTGCGCGCCTGCGCGCAGGCGCACGGCGGGCGCGCCCTCGTCGAGAGCGACGCCGCGCGCGGGACGACGTTCACGATCGAGCTGCCGCTCGCGCCGGCGTCGGAGGCGGCGCGCTGA
- a CDS encoding hemerythrin domain-containing protein has translation MQQTIIHRQQHDHDELELLIERYERAPAARRPDTFRHIVKLVTTHAFAEEEVLFPTARGLGGPGELITAEIESEHQRINELFVEMESAHPGEPEFERRAIELFGLLRKDVADEENRLLPFLASALSTRELQRVGKLWAAAKKTAPNRAHPRIPRRPPGNVLAGLPLAIVDRVRDLFARWRHAPQ, from the coding sequence ATGCAGCAGACGATCATCCACCGGCAGCAGCACGACCACGACGAGCTAGAGCTGCTGATCGAGCGCTACGAACGCGCGCCGGCCGCGCGTCGCCCGGACACGTTCCGCCACATCGTGAAGCTCGTCACGACGCACGCCTTCGCGGAAGAGGAGGTGCTCTTCCCGACGGCTCGCGGGCTCGGAGGCCCGGGCGAGCTCATCACCGCCGAGATCGAGTCCGAGCACCAGCGCATCAACGAGCTCTTTGTCGAGATGGAGAGCGCGCACCCGGGTGAGCCTGAGTTCGAGCGTCGCGCCATCGAGCTCTTCGGCCTCTTGCGCAAGGACGTCGCCGATGAAGAGAACCGGCTGTTGCCGTTCCTCGCGAGCGCGCTGAGCACGCGCGAGCTGCAGCGCGTCGGCAAACTGTGGGCGGCGGCGAAGAAGACTGCTCCGAATCGCGCGCATCCGCGCATCCCGCGGCGCCCGCCTGGCAACGTCCTCGCAGGCCTTCCGCTCGCGATCGTCGATCGCGTCCGCGACCTGTTCGCGCGATGGCGGCACGCGCCGCAATGA
- a CDS encoding DUF4142 domain-containing protein yields MTRASTTRWLAMIAAAAVLTACGDDDGDSELGDASTRLDAAIADAGGTDAGATDASRADGGAGDAANDGGGALSEPQSAAVVSAINAGEIAAAMLAETRADARDVQQYADLMIEEHTAAQEMLDAWLESESVTPAPNPVSMMVEMEAATVRTMLMPLDGAAFDRAYMQSQVTMHTDALMLIDTRLIPGATGELRTLLMGLRADVVVHLETAEEILGELPAAP; encoded by the coding sequence ATGACGAGAGCTTCGACGACACGTTGGCTCGCGATGATCGCGGCAGCGGCAGTGCTGACCGCCTGCGGAGACGACGACGGCGACTCCGAACTGGGCGACGCCAGCACTCGGCTCGATGCGGCGATCGCCGATGCGGGCGGCACCGACGCCGGCGCGACCGACGCTTCGCGCGCCGACGGCGGGGCGGGCGATGCCGCGAACGACGGCGGCGGAGCGCTGAGCGAGCCGCAGAGCGCCGCGGTCGTCAGCGCGATCAACGCGGGAGAGATCGCTGCGGCGATGCTCGCGGAGACGCGCGCCGATGCGAGGGACGTGCAGCAGTACGCCGACCTGATGATCGAAGAGCACACCGCGGCTCAAGAGATGCTCGACGCGTGGCTCGAGTCGGAGTCCGTCACGCCGGCGCCCAACCCGGTGAGCATGATGGTCGAGATGGAGGCGGCGACCGTCCGGACCATGCTGATGCCGCTCGATGGAGCGGCCTTCGATCGTGCGTACATGCAATCGCAGGTCACGATGCACACCGATGCTCTGATGCTCATCGACACGCGGCTCATCCCCGGAGCGACGGGCGAGCTCCGGACGCTGCTGATGGGGCTCCGAGCGGACGTCGTGGTGCACCTCGAGACGGCGGAAGAGATCCTGGGCGAGCTGCCGGCGGCGCCCTGA